A region from the Desulfitobacterium dehalogenans ATCC 51507 genome encodes:
- a CDS encoding methyl-accepting chemotaxis protein codes for MKALLNLKVGTKIITLVMLMAVFLSVVGYTGYYNNLKSNEIINTLYTDKLKSISLLKEARAVNRNVQGMFYRLLTAPLTQAEYLELKTEMETQINQFNENWTNYKQTNPDTYEQDRFPTFETALEQYRAEREKALAIASAGNGEEGFRYFTSEVTPHMEKVNSILLEISDYNDQTSKEMMDQANEDFKSSTRTIIIVLAAAVLLAIAVGTFIGRLVSVPLNKVVANVNEIARGNLTVEEVRLDTKDEIGILAKAVNQMAANLKNLIQHVSVSAEQVASSSEELSASSEQQALATSQVAAAITDVATGTEKQSMAIDETSTAIEQISAAIQQVAATSSEVAEQASNTSLSAKDGQKIIDQAIKQMNKIGHATDVTQGAVDKLALGSRMIGEITDVISDIASQTNLLALNAAIEAARAGEQGRGFAVVAEEVRKLAEQSSKAANQIAELINENQANINNAVTAMQAGNQDVKNGIEMVSSVGATFEQIAGSVNESVSNIQEVSASVEEMARGSQQIVNSINQIDTISKQNLSQSQTVSAATEEQSASVEQISSSSQSLAKMAQDLQIAVSKFSV; via the coding sequence ATGAAAGCTTTACTCAATCTCAAGGTAGGAACCAAAATAATCACTCTTGTGATGTTAATGGCAGTCTTTCTTTCCGTGGTGGGTTACACAGGATATTACAATAATCTGAAGTCCAATGAAATTATCAATACGCTGTACACCGACAAGCTTAAATCCATATCTTTGCTTAAAGAAGCTCGGGCAGTTAACCGTAACGTTCAAGGCATGTTTTACCGGCTGCTGACCGCTCCTCTCACTCAAGCTGAATACCTTGAACTGAAAACTGAGATGGAGACTCAAATCAATCAATTCAATGAAAACTGGACTAATTATAAGCAGACCAATCCGGATACTTATGAACAGGATAGATTCCCAACCTTTGAAACAGCGTTGGAGCAATATCGGGCCGAGCGGGAAAAGGCGCTGGCCATTGCCTCAGCAGGGAATGGAGAGGAAGGATTCAGGTATTTTACAAGCGAAGTCACCCCCCATATGGAGAAGGTTAACTCCATCCTGCTGGAAATATCCGATTACAACGATCAGACATCCAAAGAAATGATGGATCAGGCCAATGAAGATTTTAAAAGTTCTACTCGGACCATAATCATCGTCTTAGCCGCAGCGGTATTGTTGGCAATCGCCGTTGGCACGTTTATAGGAAGACTTGTTTCAGTACCCTTAAACAAGGTTGTGGCCAATGTCAATGAAATTGCCCGGGGCAATCTTACCGTTGAAGAGGTAAGGCTGGATACGAAAGATGAAATCGGGATCTTGGCCAAGGCGGTAAACCAAATGGCTGCCAATCTTAAGAACCTGATCCAACATGTCAGTGTCTCGGCGGAACAAGTGGCTTCTTCCTCAGAAGAACTCTCGGCAAGCTCTGAGCAGCAGGCACTTGCCACAAGCCAGGTCGCTGCAGCCATTACGGATGTGGCTACCGGTACGGAAAAGCAATCCATGGCCATTGATGAAACTTCCACGGCCATTGAACAGATATCTGCAGCGATTCAACAAGTAGCCGCAACCAGCAGCGAGGTGGCAGAGCAAGCCAGCAATACTTCCCTGTCCGCCAAAGATGGTCAAAAAATAATTGACCAAGCGATAAAACAAATGAATAAAATCGGTCATGCTACAGACGTCACCCAAGGAGCCGTTGACAAACTGGCCCTGGGCTCACGAATGATCGGCGAGATAACGGATGTGATCTCCGACATTGCCTCTCAGACTAATTTACTGGCTCTTAATGCCGCAATTGAGGCTGCCCGTGCCGGTGAGCAAGGCCGCGGTTTTGCGGTTGTTGCTGAAGAAGTAAGAAAGCTGGCCGAGCAATCTTCCAAGGCAGCGAACCAAATCGCCGAGTTAATCAACGAAAATCAAGCCAATATCAATAACGCTGTAACTGCCATGCAGGCTGGAAATCAGGATGTGAAGAATGGAATTGAAATGGTCTCTTCTGTCGGTGCGACTTTTGAGCAAATTGCCGGCTCAGTCAACGAATCCGTCAGCAACATCCAGGAAGTATCCGCCAGTGTGGAGGAAATGGCCAGGGGAAGCCAACAGATCGTCAATTCCATCAACCAGATCGACACGATCAGCAAACAAAATCTCAGCCAAAGCCAAACCGTTTCAGCGGCCACCGAAGAACAAAGTGCTTCCGTGGAGCAGATCTCTTCTTCCAGCCAGAGCTTAGCGAAAATGGCTCAGGATCTTCAGATTGCTGTGAGCAAGTTCAGCGTCTAG
- a CDS encoding chemotaxis protein CheW gives MQVVVFKLNDQEFAFNIQSVKEIIKITTITQVPNAQEYVKGIINLRGMVTPIINLSEKFGLKEKPITDHSRIIILNISESTVGVIVDSVTEVLMFKDEDILAPEDELLVVEQFIYGIGMLADRLLILLKPEEILGGIPQGA, from the coding sequence ATGCAGGTTGTCGTATTTAAACTCAATGATCAGGAGTTCGCCTTCAACATCCAATCGGTCAAAGAAATCATTAAAATAACGACTATAACTCAGGTTCCAAATGCCCAGGAGTATGTCAAAGGCATTATCAATCTCAGAGGAATGGTTACGCCGATTATTAACTTATCTGAGAAATTCGGCCTTAAGGAGAAACCGATTACCGATCATTCCCGAATCATCATTCTTAATATTTCCGAAAGTACGGTTGGCGTTATCGTCGATAGTGTCACCGAAGTCTTAATGTTCAAGGACGAAGATATTCTGGCCCCCGAAGACGAACTGTTGGTCGTTGAACAATTCATTTATGGCATTGGAATGCTGGCAGATCGATTGCTGATTCTTTTGAAGCCTGAGGAGATTCTAGGAGGAATACCTCAAGGCGCTTAA